Below is a genomic region from Homo sapiens chromosome X, GRCh38.p14 Primary Assembly.
TCAAAAAGAATTATACATGGATACAAAAGTTAGAGAGAATCCTAACTTAAAACTGGATATGGCTACCAACATACCtcctttcatattttttccaagtAGTATCTGTTGAGCCAaagataaaacaaagcaaaacaagcaaaaaaaaaacttcactatACCTCAGGTTAAATTAACTAAAACTAATTGAAGAACCTAGAAAGAATCTCACTAGTTGCAAAAGGTAACAGAACATAAttgagaaatataattttcagCCTGAGCCTAAATCCTTTAATAGAGAGcatcaatactaagaaaaattaagtgattctttaaaaataatgagctaTCATGCAAggttaatatatagtatattactaagtaaaaataacatttaaaaatcatttagtaATATGTATAGAATGATCTCATTTTTGTGAACACCTTGATGAAGGGAAGCAACTATGTATTTATGAATACTTTTGAATATATCCATAGAGGCACAAAAAAGATGCAAAAGGACACTGAACAAACTGATTAACATTGGTAATCTGTGGAGAGAGAAGTTATCACATTTATTCGTAAACTTTGTATTACTTCAGTTGTTAAAACAagcatgcattatttttaatatctaaaatatgtaaattggaAAAGCATAAGGCCAATATAACCGTGGGCAATTCAGAAAATAGTGAGAATATTACtgattaaaatataagaaatgtgaTCAAAGCACTATTCATTGAAAGAAGGTTCATAGGTTTGAATATGTtccttataaaaaatatttaattagatagcaattgtagaaagaaaaaacaagaaaatcatcaaaaaatcagaaaatttgaaACAAATTCATAAATTATGGATAGTCaattataatacaataaatagaatactagttttaaaagtatttcatacATGAAATTTTGGCAAATTAAGTGCAGAATACTTGTTTTTTGAAAGTGTTTTATGCGTGAAATTTCAGCAAATTAAATAATGATAGAAAACATtgataaatataatttgaagcataaaagagaaaaacttcagTGCTGTTTAGAAATATAGAGACATAATACGTCCATTCcatcaatttgaaaaaaattaatatatatggaaaataaaaattatctagaATGACATAAGTATACAAAATCTGAACCAATTAACTAAcatggaaaaaagtgaaaaatgtatcAAGATTCTCAAAAAAGTTCTAAGTAAAGATGTTGTGTTGTTTTTCTGATATAATCAGTTCCGTGCTAAATAAACTATTTaatcttatataaaataatggaaagCCAAGCAATATGCTTTTGAATGGAGCACAATTAGGCTATCAGTAATTGACAAAGGTAATAGACAGAGAGGagcgcatgtgcacacacacatacacatacctcCATGCAACCATGTTTCATAATAGTCCAATCTCAAGTATATTTAAATGAGAATACCTGATTTCATGAAAAAAAGCCTCAGTCATTCATTAAGTGACTTatctgctgagaaaaaaaaatagagctattTCAGGAATGAAAAGACTGCTTACTATTAGAAATTTTGttaatataatatgaatataaggACACCTCTATATCATGAAAAGTAGTGAGTTGAACTAAcagtaattaacattttaaagtggGAGCAAGCAATAAGTAAAAATGTCCAGGTATGATCCTGGGAACTCATTTCAGTTTGCTAAGCAATTAGTTGGCTGAGACCTAGAGCACCCCCTACTCCCAGGGAGAGGAGGTGTACTTTTACTCAGCTTCTCCAGGGATGGATGACTTCCTACTATTGAGAGCAGGGCTACACACTTATCATGAACTTCAGTGTTTCCAAAGGCAGGGCAGCTAGCTTTCCCAGAGAACCTTGATATCCTAGTACCACAACATTTTGTTCCCACAGTGATGAGTTTGTTCTCACAATTGACCTCTAACAAGGAAAAGTAGGAAACAGGAAGTGTCCCTCCATATGACTGACCATGGCATGGCTCCTTGTGGAAAGATGGAAAAATCAGAATATACAGGCCTTCTCTTGCTACTCTTGCCATGTAAATTTCTCCAATGAAACCTGTTCCTTAATCTCTTCCTTATGATACTGTGCATTTTACTCTGATCAACCACATGGTTCATGGCAAATATCTAGAATCTTGGTCATTAAAATCTAAAACAAGAAAGTAAAGAACATAGCATTCTTTTTCTAATGTAAAGAGAATAGAAACAAACCCCAAATGATGTATATGTTAGCTCCTGTCTTTtgagaagcagatgccaagatgGGATTAAACATGCAAGAAATTTATTGGAGAAAATGCCTGTGAAGGAAAAACGGGGAGGAATCCTGAGGGAGCTGGAAGACTCATCACACTGTGGTGCAAGTCCAACCACTGtgcaggagagaaaaggagataaATTTGGGCAGGAAATGTATTAGACTGTGGCACAGTTATAAGAAGATTTCAACAGTCCTTGAGCCAAAATGGGCTGTCGGAAGAGCCCTGTGTTTTCCAGAATGGGTTTGTCTTAGCATCTCTGCCACACTGTCATTAGCTGGGAACAGCTCATGAGAAGCATGGCATTTGTGCCAATGTCACAATGGAAGGCAATAGCTGAGGACCTCTGTCAATTATTATCCCCGCAGTTAGACCTCTGAAAGCCTCATTCTCATGATTGCCATAGTGTAGgttttaaataagagaaaaccACAAGAATCGGTAGATAACATAACAATATGCTTGGAAAAGCCAAGAAGATGAAcaccaaaacatttattttttaaaagatggtttaAAATTCATCTGTGGGGATGGTGATGTTCTGGAATTAAATTGCTTTGCAGGTAAGAACACTATGTGGTATGAGGTGTGGTATAGCAAGGACTGTATTTATTCACGATTGCATAATTCAGGAATAATAATAAACCAACGACCATATATAAGCCTCAATATCTCATGACACTATATCCAGTTTTTATATGCTGTGCTGATAactagaaaaacagaataaatgtaTCTTAATAGATTATATTATCACAGTTTTATAATAGGAGAATATTAAAATTgactgtcttaaaaagaaaaatgtaaaaaaagtctGCATATATGCAATGAAGTAGTatttagttatttaataaatcagtcatttcaaagaatttgtgCTGAAATGGTAAGATTTTCGAAATAAGTGAAATTTATCAGTATATAGCTCTGTTTCTGGTGTGGTCCtgattacacacacatacacacacacacacacacacacacacagaaaaagcagATGCAAGGAAACAAACATAAACACTCATGCATAACTTCTGAAGGTTGAATTAGGAATAATTTGGTGTTTATCCTTTAtgcttttttcaaaatttttattatgcataAAATGCAGTCAGAAaatgattttgtaaaataattttaaaatatacaaaccaTCATAGTAGAAACGTGGTCATCATTGAtgctgtttttcaaatatttctggtACCCTGCTTCCAAGCGCATGGTAGGAATGCTCTTCCTGGTGGCTTCATAGTTAAGGGGGGGCCATGTGACTAGACTGAAACAATGAGTTTAGAGGAGAAGCATGATGTGTCACTTCAAGGCTGAAGCATTTAATTGCTGATGTAAGATACTCCaaagttctttttcctctctgcatTGATGACCAGAAATGTCGAAAGTGGTGGATGCTTCATCAGCTTGAATATCTGAGAAGCAACCAGGAGCAAAGCCCCTCTGCAAACTTGTGATTGACATTTAGCATTagtaaaaaataaacctttgtttttaAAGCACTGAGATATGCCAGTTGTAGTCTTTATAACATAATCTAGTCCTTTGTGACTGCCACAAAATTGGTTACTAGAAAATGGGTACTGCCATAAGAAAAACCTCAAATATGAGGCATTAGCTTCAGGACTCAGTGTCAGATGGGAAGAAAACAGTTACAGCAAAGTCCCCGCATGCGTATGCgcacgcgcgtgcacacacacacacacacacacacacacatacacacacatctcaaaaatAACTGTAGACAGTACTTCTGTGGTATTCTTGCCAAAATGAATAACCTCAATGTGATCATAAGAAAACATCAGGAAAACTCAAAATAGGATGTATTTTACCAAATGCCTGATCAGTACACtacaaaactgtcaaggtcatgaaagacaagaaaagagtaaaaaaaaagtcacacatgAGAGGAGGCTAAGGAGATCCAACAATTAACGTATATTATTGGAtactggaaaagaataaaaacattaatgGGAACATTGAAGAATTTTGAATTAGCTCTATAATATAGTTAATATTGTTAATTTCCTGGTCTTGATAATTATACTATTGTTAAGAAGATGTTAATGATACAGGAAGCCGGGTGAAAGGAAtatgagaactctctgtactgtttttgtaacttttttgtaaatttaacttatttaaaactaaaataaaagatatggTGGAAGGAGAACTGTGTAGCTTTGTCAAAATGTCATGCAAAGGCGAGTAAAAAATTCTTCAtgcaaaaaactaaaagaattgtgtgtgtgtgtgtgtgtgtgtgtgtgtgtatcaagtTCAATTTCTCCCTTGAGGGACCTATAATTGCTCCAGATGGCAAACGTTCAAGTCTAAGTAACCAGGGGATTTATTCAGTCCAAAGCATGTGGGGGAGGTTGCATCAGTCAGGGTTCAATCAGAGAAACAAACGCTCAGAGTGATTCACATATAAGAAGGGACTTATAATAGGGTCTAGGCCTTATTGAATTGTGGAAACTGGTTAATCAGTCTCAGCGAGGCTTTTGTCTTTGCATCAGATGCTGAAACCTGAAGTCAGCAGGGAAGTCAGGAAGAGGAGATGATGCAAAGCAGAGGAAGCAAGGATAAATGGAATCCATGAGGACTATCTGGAGCTCTCAAGGACTGACTGGGACCCATGTTGATCTTCCACTGCCTCCAAACCTCCAATTTCAATGACATCAatgccctgaaaaaaaaaagtgggcgtTCTTTTTTATGGAGCTGGTGAAGAAGGAGGAAGATATGAGGGAGAACTGGAGCAATTGTGGGCCCAACTGCTGCCTCACACCAAGGTAAGCCAGGATATAAGCAAAAATATTCATGAGCTGCAGCAGCACCTTTCTGAGCATAAAACAAATGTGGCTACTACTTTACCTTTGCCTCCCAATTCTTTTACCAAATGCCTCTGGTAGCACAAGCAATCTCAGAACCATTCAGGGAACTCTGAGTAAAGTTTTAGTTTAGCTAAGTGAGCAGAATATAAATCCCCACAGAGGCAGACCTTCTAAACAGCAGGTGGAAAAAGAACTGCGTAATTTATCTGCTTTCACTTTTGCTCTCATTGACACCGAGTGTCACTTGAAATACCAaatgatgtttttaatgttttgttaatATTATTGCTGGTATGCGTCCCATGAAGTTATACGGGATGCCCCAAACTTGGAATTCTAGTTTATAACTCTCTTCTTATGGCCCATAAATTCTCTTTTGGGACTCTTAAGATCCTTTCCTGACAGCAGACCTTGGTAGGGGCTTCTTGAGGCTCCCAGACCCCCGGGCAGTTGTCCATAACTTTGGATCTCAGTGAGCAGGAACTTCAGTCGTTACGTTCCTTTCTAAATTCTAATCTCATTTTGCAAATTACTCTACATTTTCCCCAAAACTCTTGAAATAATACTCATTTCAAGAAGTATTATCAAAGAAAAGCCATTGTTAGGACACAAGATGTTTCATTACATCTTTCTTTCCCAAGAAAATTCTGCAAAGAATGATGTGGTATAGGCTGgatgtgttggctcatgcctgtaatcccagtactttgggaggctgtggcgggcggatcacctgaggtcaggagttcgaaaccaacctggccaacatgatgaaaccccgtctctaccaaaaatacaaaaattagccgggtgtggtggcacatacctgtggtcccagctactcaggaggctgagacaggagaatcacttgaaaccaggaggcagaggttgctgcgagccaagattgtgccactgcactctagcctgggtggcagagtgagaccctatccccTCCCCAAAAAAATGGTGTGGTATAGTTCATCGGTGTTGGGGAAAAGGTGATCTTCTGAATTCATTTACACaaataacacatataaaataaaaatgaatatttttattgaacaGTAATTTAACATCTAGTAACTTAAATTTATATTAAGTAAAGcttaagacaatttttaaaacaatttaaactcGAGGACAGCTGAGAGAACTTTAAGCAATCCATGGATGTCAAATAGGATTTTTCTACCAACTACATCACTTGTAAGTATAAACAATTTTTACtgcaacaatttttaaaacaaactcatAAAACAGCTAAATTTTAAGCAATGCATGGATGTCAAATAGGATTTTTCTACCAACTACATCACTTGTAagtataaacaatttttattgcAACAATTTTCAAAACAAACTCATAAAACAGCTAAATTTTAAGCAATGCATGGATGTTAAATAGGATTTTTCTACCAACTGTATCAAATGGTTATGTGTAagtataaacaatttttattgcAACTTATTcttaaaagttaattaaaataaatgttttcaaatatgagAGATTTTTATATTCCTATCTGGTATCTTATAGGAGATGCTTGCGCCAGGAGGACTTCCTGGAATGTAATCCTGTGGGAGTTCCCAACCATAAAACTTCAAGAACATTTAATGCATAGAGTAAACAATGTCATGTgattaaatttaatttagttcTTACCAGCTTCAGTGTGCTCAAATTAATCAATATTATTAACATATTGATTCAGAAAATGTGGATAATCCCAAGTTATTTGCTCTGAGGAGATGAATTATCTGGTTAGGAATTCATCTACACACtacttcttgttttccttttctaaggctctgtgtgtatgtgtgtgtgcatagctGGCCAGGAGCTCTGTGCCATCGTGGCTGTACACAATGCAGGTGATGTTTGTTGGAAAATCACAATTAACCAGATGATGAAGAGTGAATTTCTTGAGTactccattgttttctttctcatcaaTTCTCCTCTGGTCATAAATCCTTAAAAACCGATCATGTCCACCCACTGCGAATTGGTAAATATTGGCAGGATTCATAGAGATTGTATACAGTCCCACTTTCTTATTCTTCTCTCTTGTTACTACAACTTttgaagctgtgtgtgtgtgtggccaagTGTTAGGAATTAATCTACACActacttctcttttccttttctgagactgtgtgtatgtgtgtgtcagtATTCAAAGAACTATGGTTTGCCTTATTTTACCTCTAAAGAATAAACACGTTTATGAAATTTTCAACTCAACTGAAGAactttatcttcaaaataaattggtaaaaaatgaaaaaactaaaaagtaataGCTTTCAGAATGTCTGAAATGAGTAGATACATCTAATAAGGCCAttaattttttcaacaaaattaTGCAATTTTAGAGGTCAATTATAAgggaacaaaggaaaagaggcaTAAATAAGTTGTGTATGCACTCATATAAGGGGTaacaaaaacagaagacaaaaagcaaatctGTTAATCAATTGACAATTCTAAATTAGTCAAACTGAATTTTAAAGTCCAGTGTACTTAGGTGGCATCTAGCTGGACTGGATATGAGGCCTTCAGGATGGTATGCACTGCACTCGATCTTGGCCCTCCTCCTCGGATGTATCTGAGGTGCTGGAAGACTCATCCAACTCTTCTTCATCTGGGAACTCAGCTCCATGATCTCTCCAGCCGGGTTGATGAGCTCTCTGTAACAGGTGACGCACGAAGAACCGAAGCATGCGGTTGTCAAACGAGTCCGTATAGTTCAAGTTGTCTTCATCTCGCTCCTGCTTGTTCTTCTTAATCACATCTTTTAACCCAGTAAGCTCAGTGGCAGTTTTAGCTGTGGGTGTCCAGATCCTGACATGCTGATCTAGGCCACTGGTCGCCAACACAGGTAGGTAAGGGTGGGGTTCAAGACAGTTTACTATATCTCCTCTGTCCCCCTCCATGAACTGGATGATCTGGGAGGATGATTTCTCCCAGAAGAAGACGTGCCCACAATCACTACCGCTCACGACAAACTCACTCCGGGGGCCATAGAAATTAACACATTTGATTGTGTCATTATTTCTGTGCCCCTTATATCTCTTAACATATTGAGCACCATCACTGAGAGAGGAGTTGAAGAGGTAAATATCTTCATCATTGTAGCTGGCCAGGAGCTCTGTGCCATCGTGGCTGTACACAACGCAGGTGATGTTTGTTGGGAAATCACAATAAACCAGATGATGAGGAGTGAATTTCTTGAGTactccattgttttctttcttatcaaTTCTCCTCTGGTCATAAATCCTTACAAACTGATCATGTCCACCCACTGCAAATTGGTAAATATTGGCAGGATTCATAGAGATTGTATACAGTCCGACTTTCTTATCATTTTCTCTTGTTACCACAACTTTTGAAGCTGGCCGGTCTTGCCTGAGGTCAATGGTGAACACAACGGCATCTTCACCTGAAGTGAGGAACTTATAAGGagagtctggctccagagccaaCTCGTGGGCAGGTCCCCTGTGCTTGGCCACACGCTTAGTATTCTCGCAATATGATGCATTAATTAGTTCTGCTACCCGTACCTGTCCATCATGGCCACACATGGCCAGAGTGGAATCACCACAGTTAGGAAAGAACTTAGCCTGGATGACATTAATATCGTGACCACTCTCAAAGTTCAGTACTGGCTTCTGCCGCACCCAGTCCCACACTATCACCCTTAAGTCATCACCGCTACTGGCCAGTCGGGTGCCACGCTGGTTAAAGTGTATGGTACTGACAGAACCGGCATGGCTTCCAAGAAGATACTGCAGGCGGAAACGCTGCACAAAGGTTCTTGCCCCACAGGCCTCATATACAAAGCGGGCACTTGAACCCAGCTGCCGCTGGCGAAGAGCAGTAAGGACTTGCCAGCGAGATCGGGGCAGGGCAGATGTCTCTGAGGAAATCCACTCCTCCAACGCCTGATCCTCGTCTAACAAACACTGATCATGGTTGGTGCCACCGCATCGTGGACACA
It encodes:
- the DCAF8L1 gene encoding DDB1- and CUL4-associated factor 8-like protein 1 gives rise to the protein MSHQEGSTGGLPDLVTESLFSSPEEQSGVAAVTAASSDIEMAATEPSTGDGGDTRDGGFLNDASTENQNTDSESSSEDVELESMGEGLFGYPLVGEETEREEEEEEMEEEGEEEEQPRMCPRCGGTNHDQCLLDEDQALEEWISSETSALPRSRWQVLTALRQRQLGSSARFVYEACGARTFVQRFRLQYLLGSHAGSVSTIHFNQRGTRLASSGDDLRVIVWDWVRQKPVLNFESGHDINVIQAKFFPNCGDSTLAMCGHDGQVRVAELINASYCENTKRVAKHRGPAHELALEPDSPYKFLTSGEDAVVFTIDLRQDRPASKVVVTRENDKKVGLYTISMNPANIYQFAVGGHDQFVRIYDQRRIDKKENNGVLKKFTPHHLVYCDFPTNITCVVYSHDGTELLASYNDEDIYLFNSSLSDGAQYVKRYKGHRNNDTIKCVNFYGPRSEFVVSGSDCGHVFFWEKSSSQIIQFMEGDRGDIVNCLEPHPYLPVLATSGLDQHVRIWTPTAKTATELTGLKDVIKKNKQERDEDNLNYTDSFDNRMLRFFVRHLLQRAHQPGWRDHGAEFPDEEELDESSSTSDTSEEEGQDRVQCIPS